The Trueperaceae bacterium genome segment AGGGCGTGCTGGAGAACCGCACGCCGCAGCCGCGCGCGGTGAAGCTACTGCCGGTCAAGGTCGCGGAGCCGGTGAGTTCGGCGAGCCCGCCGGCGACGGGCACGATCGAGATCGAGTGGCCCGATAAGGTGCGAGTACGGCTTGTCGGCGAAGTCTCGATCGAGCAGCTTACGACAGTGCTCGCCGCACTGGCGCAGCGCCGATGATCGGGCTTTCCGCCGGGACGAAGATCTGGATCGTCTGTGGCGTGACGGATATGCGCAAGGGCTTCGATGGGCTTGCCGCAGTCGTGCAGCTGAAGCTGCGCGAGGATCCGTTCTCGGGCCAGCTCTTCGTGTTCCGAGGCCGTCGCGGGGACCGGGTGAAGATCTTATGGTGGGACGGCGACGGGCTGTGTCTGTTCGCGAAGCGGCTCGAGCGCGGCCGCTTCGTGTGGCCGCGCGCGGAGGATGGCGTCGTGCACTTGTCGCAAGCTCAGCTCTCGATGCTGCTTGAAGGCATCGACTGGCGACGTCCTGTTCGCACGCAAGCGCCGCAGCTCGCGGTGTAGCAGCTTTAGGTTCTCCTGCATGCAGAAGTTGTCGCGCACGACGGAGGTCGTGCGCGTACAATGCGCGCATGGCGAAAGCGGCGAAGACGGTCGAGCTCCCGAACGACATCGAGAGCTTGAAGCGTCTGGTGATCGAGCAGCAGGCGCTGC includes the following:
- a CDS encoding transposase codes for the protein MSRGDGKPRRRLRTVEEKTKIVQETLAPGVSVAEVARRHGLNANLLFNWRRQYQQGVLENRTPQPRAVKLLPVKVAEPVSSASPPATGTIEIEWPDKVRVRLVGEVSIEQLTTVLAALAQRR
- the tnpB gene encoding IS66 family insertion sequence element accessory protein TnpB (TnpB, as the term is used for proteins encoded by IS66 family insertion elements, is considered an accessory protein, since TnpC, encoded by a neighboring gene, is a DDE family transposase.), which encodes MIGLSAGTKIWIVCGVTDMRKGFDGLAAVVQLKLREDPFSGQLFVFRGRRGDRVKILWWDGDGLCLFAKRLERGRFVWPRAEDGVVHLSQAQLSMLLEGIDWRRPVRTQAPQLAV